In Hydrogenovibrio thermophilus, the following are encoded in one genomic region:
- the folC gene encoding bifunctional tetrahydrofolate synthase/dihydrofolate synthase, which produces MKPTSHSSLQAWIDWLVSLHAEEIDLGIERVKSVAEIMGLLPMAPTVISVAGTNGKGSSVAMLNAIYQAAGFRTGVFTSPHLLRFNERILLAGHEATDQQIVDAFCAIEAARGQVKLTYFEFSTLAALWLFAKHSLDVVILEVGLGGRLDAVNLVDADASLITAIDVDHQDWLGSDRSQIAVEKAGIMRSGRPSVCSDADAPTTLLYYAEQYQVPLQLLGRDFGYVENDQAWSFGSEGSVRDGLPMPALKGRFQLQNAAGVLALIEQLQARLPVSEAAMHMGLETVTHAGRLQSIERGAQHWLVDVAHNPQAAMELARFLDTQPIMDVAIFSVLADKDALPMVQAVAPYVKKWAIADLAVPRAMSLENLKALLLRAGVSANNIVEYSDISEAVAAHHDEPWERMLVWGSFFTVSQALACLNHD; this is translated from the coding sequence GTGTCCTTGCATGCCGAGGAAATCGATCTCGGTATCGAACGCGTGAAATCCGTTGCTGAAATCATGGGGTTGCTCCCTATGGCGCCGACGGTCATTTCCGTGGCGGGGACCAACGGCAAAGGGTCCAGTGTGGCGATGCTGAACGCCATTTATCAAGCGGCCGGGTTTCGAACCGGCGTGTTTACCTCGCCTCATCTCTTGCGTTTTAACGAACGTATTCTTTTGGCCGGTCATGAAGCGACCGACCAGCAAATTGTCGACGCTTTCTGTGCCATTGAAGCCGCTCGCGGGCAAGTCAAACTGACGTATTTCGAATTTTCAACCTTGGCGGCGCTTTGGTTGTTTGCGAAACACTCGTTGGATGTGGTGATTCTGGAAGTCGGTCTTGGCGGGCGTTTGGACGCGGTCAATTTGGTGGATGCCGATGCCAGTTTGATTACGGCGATTGATGTCGATCACCAGGATTGGCTGGGATCGGATCGCAGTCAGATTGCCGTTGAGAAGGCGGGTATCATGCGTTCGGGACGCCCCAGCGTGTGTTCCGATGCGGATGCACCGACGACCTTGTTGTATTATGCGGAGCAGTATCAAGTGCCGTTGCAGTTACTGGGGCGGGACTTTGGTTATGTTGAAAACGACCAGGCCTGGTCGTTTGGGTCGGAAGGATCGGTTCGGGATGGACTGCCGATGCCGGCATTGAAGGGCCGCTTTCAATTGCAAAATGCCGCCGGAGTGTTGGCGTTGATTGAACAGTTACAAGCGCGTTTGCCGGTGTCGGAAGCCGCTATGCATATGGGGTTGGAAACCGTCACGCATGCCGGACGGTTGCAATCCATTGAGCGGGGGGCACAACACTGGTTGGTGGATGTGGCGCACAATCCCCAAGCTGCGATGGAATTGGCCCGTTTTCTTGATACTCAACCGATCATGGATGTGGCGATTTTCTCGGTATTGGCCGATAAAGACGCTTTGCCGATGGTTCAGGCCGTGGCGCCGTATGTGAAGAAATGGGCGATTGCCGACCTGGCGGTTCCTCGGGCCATGTCGCTGGAAAACCTGAAAGCGCTTTTGCTTCGGGCGGGCGTTTCAGCCAATAATATAGTAGAATACTCGGATATTTCGGAAGCGGTCGCCGCGCATCATGACGAACCTTGGGAGCGCATGTTGGTTTGGGGATCTTTTTTCACCGTTTCACAAGCTTTGGCCTGTTTGAACCATGACTGA
- a CDS encoding SPOR domain-containing protein has translation MTDPIDNQELSDFQVSKYRLTGAFVWLGLLVIIVPIWYSNPVNFDPTAQTDADASDSKTILVEKPFLLPGHDRSTASDSKSSEPKQTISEATTKTKSEAADETVAVDKAPVEAAPAKEEPATAAASEGDSEWIIRLVAYRKKEMAETLQGRLKYDYEAFIKYFPKSNYYSVRVGPYTSKALAEKDQKRLDRLLRIQSQLVKFKRTP, from the coding sequence ATGACTGATCCAATCGACAATCAGGAACTTTCCGACTTTCAAGTGTCCAAATATCGCTTGACCGGCGCGTTTGTGTGGCTGGGATTATTGGTGATTATCGTGCCGATCTGGTACAGCAATCCGGTGAATTTCGATCCGACCGCACAAACGGATGCCGATGCATCCGACTCGAAAACCATTTTAGTGGAAAAGCCGTTTTTATTGCCGGGGCATGACCGCTCGACGGCATCGGACTCGAAGTCTTCCGAGCCGAAGCAAACGATTTCCGAAGCAACGACCAAAACAAAGTCAGAAGCCGCTGATGAGACGGTAGCGGTGGATAAAGCGCCGGTTGAAGCGGCGCCGGCCAAAGAAGAACCTGCGACGGCTGCGGCTTCCGAAGGTGATTCGGAATGGATTATTCGCTTGGTGGCCTATCGTAAAAAAGAGATGGCGGAAACGCTTCAGGGTCGGTTGAAATACGACTATGAAGCCTTTATAAAGTATTTTCCAAAGAGTAATTATTATTCGGTCAGAGTGGGGCCTTATACCTCGAAAGCACTGGCGGAAAAAGATCAAAAACGTTTGGACAGACTGTTAAGAATACAGTCGCAACTGGTTAAATTTAAACGGACGCCCTAG